The Erythrolamprus reginae isolate rEryReg1 chromosome 5, rEryReg1.hap1, whole genome shotgun sequence genome window below encodes:
- the LOC139168612 gene encoding guanylate cyclase soluble subunit beta-2-like, with protein MGNPVALIGLFLEKGQDNIAVDPRTESLDCCGMRERVGVGESMGIYGFINTCLKSLVVEKYGEEIWENLRVQTGVQDTFFTFEVYKDEITMQLINKACQILDVSPDMVLKQFGEYFFEFCKQSGYDHMLRTLGGNLYEFIENLDALHGYLSLSYQEMNAPSFRVEKNEDGSMYLHYYSDRKGLCHIVPGIIGAVALDFFNTEISMEIVNQTEEEERTEKKEHIVFLVTQKPVFSYKRRNKFSSSHYLPNSGAQAERRLNKEEHERNMNKIRDKTSVKRSHWETIRGIVTIGKGRLLKGFDPVYPRTLWIDPKTFCIGLPFHIVFDEQLRVKQAGVSIQKIVPGLQTLGIRLNQYFTIVRPEVKFTISSVQRFINSQFVFRTKREMMPDSWKQRPMLELRGQMIWMASVQCMLYLCSPLLRTLHELEERHMHISDIAPHDVTRDLILLNQQRLAEMELSNQLERKKEELRILSKHLEEERKKTEALLYAMLPKHVANQLKEGKRVEAGEFKECTILFSDVVTFTNICAQCEPIQIVLMLNAMYLRFDRLTTVHDVYKVETIGDAYMVVGGVPVPVSTHAERVANFALGMIIAAKDIKNPVSENPIQIRVGIHTGSVLAGVVGEKMPRYCLFGDTVNIASRMESHGVPNKIHLSGSVYQCLKEKNFDIKERGEIDVKGKGKMHTYFLVQNTIATENEIMGRPSEDAGVNPESSQLSQDCTVDSMQNSFSQDVPLNSEKELPPIVAMKYADRPIENHPNVKGKHESRTKDLTGELHDAETFASLHDDQQPNQNPYNFMQRRHRPAAETPQIRNVRSNFCNLF; from the exons ATGGGTAACCCAGTTGCTCTGATTGGTCTTTTCCTCGAGAAGGGCCAAGACAACATTGCAGTGGATCCCAGAACAGAGTCATTAGATTGCTGCGGGATGCGTGAGCGcgttggggtgggggagagcatGGGGATT TATGGATTTATAAACACATGCCTAAAGTCTCTGGTAGTTGAAAAATATGGTGAAGAAATATGGGAAAACTTAAG AGTCCAAACTGGAGTACAGGATACTTTTTTTACCTTTGAAGTTTATAAAGATGAGATCACAATGCAACTAATTAACAAGGCATGTCAAATTTTAG ATGTTTCCCCAGACATGGTCCTAAAACAATTTGGAGAATATTTCTTTGAATTCTGTAAACAGTCAGGTTATGATCACATGCTGAGAACGCTGGGAGGAAATCTTTATGAATTTATAGAGAACCTGGATGCATTACATGGTTATCTCAGTCTGTCTTACCAG GAGATGAACGCTCCGTCCTTTAGGGTAGAAAAGAATGAAGATGGCTCAATGTATTTGCATTATTATTCAGACAGAAAAGGCTTATGTCACATAGTTCCAG GAATCATTGGTGCAGTAGCTCTGGACTTTTTTAATACTGAAATTTCAATGGAAATTGTCAATcagacagaagaagaagaaagaacagaaaaaaaagaacacattGTATTTCTTGTAACACAAAAACCTGTATTTTCctacaaaagaagaaataagttcTCTTCCTCACATTACCTTCCAAATTCTGGAGCTCAGGCGGAGAGAAGATTGAATAAAGAG GAACATGAAAGAAACATGAATAAGATCAGAGATAAAACAAGTGTCAAAAGGAGCCACTGGGAAACAATCAGAGGAATTGTGACAATAGGAAAAG GTCGACTTCTTAAAGGATTTGATCCTGTCTATCCTAGGACTCTCTGGATTGACCCAAAGACATTTTGCATTGGGCTTCCTTTCCATATTGTTTTTGATGAACAG ctcagAGTGAAACAAGCTGGGGTTAGTATTCAAAAGATTGTGCCTGGCCTTCAAACCTTGGGCATTCGTCTCAATCAGTACTTCACTATTGTACGCCCTGAAGTGAAATTTACCATCTCCAGTGTTCAGAGATTTATCAACAGCCAATTTGTTTTCCGGACCAAGAGAGAAATGATGCCGGACTCTTGGAAGCAGCGTCCTATGTTAGAACTAAGAG GGCAGATGATCTGGATGGCGTCTGTTCAGTGCATGCTGTACCTTTGTTCTCCTCTGCTGCGTACATTGCATGAGTTGGAGGAAAGACACATGCACATTTCCGACATAGCTCCCCATGATGTCACTAGAGATTTGATCTTGCTCAACCAACAGCGGTTGGCCGAGATGGAGCTCTCCAATCAactggagaggaaaaaagaggagctgCGGATCCTGTCTAAACAcctggaggaagaaagaaagaaaacagaggccCTCCTGTATGCCATGCTGCCTAAACATGTTGCCAACCAGCTCAAAGAGGGGAAACGAGTTGAGGCAG GAGAATTCAAAGAATGTACTATATTATTCAGTGATGTTGTGACTTTTACCAACATTTGTGCCCAGTGTGAGCCTATTCAGATAGTCCTCATGTTAAATGCAATGTATCTACGATTTGACAGGCTAACCACAGTACATGATGTCTATAAG gTGGAAACCATAGGGGATGCCTACATGGTCGTAGGGGGTGTCCCTGTGCCTGTATCAACCCATGCTGAACGGGTTGCCAATTTTGCCCTGGGAATGATCATAGCAGCCAAAGACATTAAAAACCCTGTTTCTGAAAATCCTATTCAG ATTAGGGTTGGGATCCACACAGGATCTGTCCTTGCAGGGGTTGTTGGAGAAAAAATGCCACGGTATTGTTTGTTTGGAGATACGGTGAATATAGCATCCCGGATGGAGAGCCATGGCGTGCCAAATAAAATTCACCTCAGCGGCAGTGTTTATCA ATGCCTCAAAGAAAAGAATTTTGACATTAAGGAAAGGGGAGAAATTGATGTGAAAGGCAAAGGGAAAATGCACACGTATTTTCTGGTCCAAAATACAATTGCAACTGAGAATGAGATAATGGGAAGACCAAGTGAAGATGCTGGTGTTAACCCCGAATCTTCTCAATTATCTCAAGATTGCACTGTTGACAGCATGCAAAACTCTTTCTCACAAG ATGTCCCACTAAATTCAGAAAAGGAATTGCCTCCTATTGTAGCAATGAAATATGCAGATAGACCCATAGAAAACCACCCCAATGTTAAAGGAAAGCATGAATCAAGAACAAAGGATTTAACAG GAGAACTGCATGATGCAGAGACCTTTGCAAGTCTCCATGATGACCAGCAGCCAAACCAAAATCCATACAATTTCATGCAAAGAAGACACAGGCCAGCTGCAGAGACACCACAGATCAGGAACGTTAGATCCAATTTCTGTAACTTGTTTTAA